Within the Leptospira stimsonii genome, the region AGGAAGGTCTTTCTCTGGGGGGAAGTGAACGACAACTCTGCGAGATATCTGATCGATCGATTTTTATATCTGGAAGCGGTCGATCCGACTCGGCCCGTCACACTTTTTATCCATTCTCCCGGAGGATCGACTTACGCCGGTTTGGCGATCCTCGACGTTATGAAGAGCGTTCGGAATCCGGTTTATACGGTTTGTCTGGGAATGGCCATGTCTTTCGGCGCGGTCTTACTTCTTTGCGGGGATAAAGGGAATCGCTCGGCTTATCCGCACAGTAAAATTCTTATCCATCAACCTCACGTTATGGGAGAATTCAAAGGTCCGGCCGAAGACATTCGAATTTTCGCAGAATCCGTAAAAAGGGAAAAGGATTTGTTAAACGAAATCATGGCGAAGGCCACCGGACAATCCTTGGAAAAGATGGTAAAAGATACGGATCGTGATTCTTGGTTTTCCGCAAAGGAGGCACTCGAATACGGTATGATTGATAAAATCATCGGAGTGGAATTCTAACATTATCTTTAAATCTTGAACGTAAGAGATTGAGATTCGGCAGAATTTCCGATCGGATCGGTCTCATTTCGGTTTAAGAAGGATCAATCTCCCGCAAAGCGCGGGATTTTTTCAAATTCGATCGTCCCTTTTTGTGGAACGTAAAAAGAGTTTCTAAGGAAAAAATCTTTTTACTCACGGAATGGATTCAAGAATATAGATCCAAATTACCTGTTTCCAACTGGGTCTTTTGTCTTTAAAATGAGATTCTTCTTACTTTTCTGCGCGGTTTTCCTGTTCAATCTTTCTTTGTCAGGGGAATCCTCGGTTCCGGAGAGCGGAAAAGTTTCCCAACTCCAAAAACTCGGCAATCTTCGTTCCTTCATCTATTATTTCAAAGACAATCGTGGAGAAGACTACAGGGAAAAAATTTTCTCCAAAAGTCCCGGGTTGGATTTTCAAAATATTCCTTCGGAAATTTTTTCCCTCGGTTTTTCAAATGAATCGGTTTGGTTTTATATTCCCCTCGAGAACGATACCGGAAACGAATTTAACGGCGAATTCGAAGTATATAATCCTTATTTGGAAGAAGTCGACATTCATTACACATACGGACATGAGCGGATAACGCGCGAAATACTCG harbors:
- a CDS encoding ClpP family protease encodes the protein MEATQIYPNAQIENVYLEQRKVFLWGEVNDNSARYLIDRFLYLEAVDPTRPVTLFIHSPGGSTYAGLAILDVMKSVRNPVYTVCLGMAMSFGAVLLLCGDKGNRSAYPHSKILIHQPHVMGEFKGPAEDIRIFAESVKREKDLLNEIMAKATGQSLEKMVKDTDRDSWFSAKEALEYGMIDKIIGVEF